The sequence below is a genomic window from Nostoc flagelliforme CCNUN1.
TGTGGCAACTGCTGCATGGTGGCATTCGCAAGCGGGTATAATAGCCGCCCAGGAGCGTACTGAATTGGGTGTAGATGCGTTTACATTGACACAATATTTGATAAAAGTTCTAAGTAATTAAACAGCTTTTAACTATGACTCTAGAAATCGACACCGAAAAAGAAAAATTACAGGCAAGCAGTAGTTTAAAGAGAAATCAAGAAACAGAAAACGAAAAAGTTCTATGTCCTCATTGTCAGCGCACCGCTACGAACGGTATTAAATGTAAAGGCATTTGTGTAGCTGACAATGACTATTAAGGTATAAATTTTCTCACTCTTGAATATTCCAATTTGGATTGGGGATAAAGTTTTTCATTGCCCAAAGTATGAAAATCACAGGCACGCTTGTAAAGCCGAAACACTTTAAGGTTGGTTGATGTGCGAGGGGAGGCGGAGCCTTTAGACTTGTCATTACCAATATTTTTTGAATCTTGGGCTTCGTTACGATTCCCGCCTCGGAATAAATTCCAAGGCTAATAGCTAAAGTCCTCTCAAGAGGACTAAATACAAAATTTTCATCTACAGGATTTACGCAAAAATTGCTAAAAAGCTTAATTTATCAAACCGCCTTCTGGTGCGTCGGCTTCCGCCAACGCGCAGCCTCTCGTAGAGAAGAGAATCATTCGTAGAGTGTGCGTAAGTCCTAATGTAAATGGAAAAATTTCAGTCCACTTGAGTGGACTTTAGCTATCAGCCCAGAACTTAAGTTCTGGGCGGGATATCGGGTGAGCGCGCAATACGGTTCGGTTAAGAAATTTCTTGGTTGAGGCAGGCTGGCGTTGCAGGGGGAGAGAAGAACTACTGAACAATAACTCTTTTTCCTCTCCTGCCTCCCCTGCTTATCCGAACCGTATTGGGTAAGCGCGATACTTTGACTTTTACAAAAATGTGGGTAACGACAAAGCCTTTAAAATGCCATTCCCAGTCTCCAACGAGGAATGAGGAATTTGTATCAGTCATTGGTTAAATACCAACGCTGTAACGCCAACCGTTGAATTTCGCGCCAGGGAATATTATGTTTTCGGGCTAACTCTGCACAATCTTCATATTCTGGCTGCACATTTGCAATAACTTTTTCTGGTGATTGTCCCTTCCATGCTAATTTGACACGCACTTTGCCATATTCAATTTCCACTTGTTGAATTTCTCGTTGTAAAATGGCGCGTTGCTGAGTTGTTCGCCGAATGCCCAAAGTAGTGGTTTCGCGGAAGATAACGGCTTCACAAGTGAGTAAATTTTCTGGATGACAAATCACTGTCAGCAAAATCCCCGGACGGGACTTTTTCATACCGATCGCTTGGGTAAAAACATCCACTGCACCAGCCGCAAACAACGCCTCAAACACATAGCCGATCGCTTGCGGATTTAAATCATCAATTTGAGTTTCTAGTACTGATATCGTTTCTAAATTTGAGCTACTATCTTCAGAATCGCTGAAATTTGACTGTAAATTTGCGCTTTCACCCACCCAAAGGCGTAAAATATTGGGAATGGGTAAATTTATGGTTCCTGCTCCCAATCCTATCTGCTTGATAGCGATCGCAGGTGGTGAACCAAAATCTCTTGCCAAAGTAGTAGCGATCGCGGCTCCTGTTGGTGTCACCAGTTCTCTGTCAATCCCATTGCTATAAACTGGACAACCCCGCATTTCCCACAGCTTTAATACTGCTGGTACTGGTACTGCCATCTGACCATGTGCAGCCCGAACAGTGCCGCCACCAGTCGGAAACGCCGAGCAGTAAAGTAAGGGCAATCCTTCGTCATTACTCTCAATCCCCAACCAATCTAACCCCAGACAAGTGCCTACAATATCTACGATCGCATCTACAGCACCAACCTCATGAAAATGAACTTTTTCAGGAGAAATGCCATGCACCGCTCCTTCTGCTACTGCTAGCTGTCTGAATACTGCCAAACTCCAAGCTTCTGCCCGTGATGGCAACCCCGCTTTGAGAATCATCCGCTCTATTTCTGGCAGGTGGCGTGTGTGATCATGACTGTGTTCGTGGTCGTGGTGATGGTGGTGGCGATCGTCTACTAAATCCACATGGACTTTAGTCGCCTGCTGACCATTCCGTTGGACAAATTCTGCCCTTAACTGATATTCCTGTTGAATACCCAACCCATTAAGTTTTTCAATTAAATAGTCCACAGGAACACCCAAACTCACCAAAGCACCCAGGCACATATCACCAGAAATTCCTGTCGGACATTGAAGATAAGCAATTTTATTCATAATAAATTAGTCATTAGTTATTAGTCATTAGTCATTAGTCATTAGTCATTGGGCATTGGGCATTGGGCATTGGGCATTGGGCATTGGGCATTAATTATTCTCCTGTGCTCCCCCTGCCTCCCCTGCTCCCCCTGCCCCCTGCCCCCTGCCTCCTGCCCCCACTCCCTACTCCCCACTCCCCCTGTTATGGCAAAAATTTTCCCAGTTCATCCGGATAATCCTCAAGTTCGCCGAATAGAGGAAATAAAGTCGGCGCTTTCTAGTGGCGCAGTCATGCTTTACCCTACTGATACAGTCTATGCGATCGGTTGTGATTTGAATGCCAAGTCGGCGGTAGAACGAGTGCGGCAAATTAAACAGCTAGCAAATGATAAACCACTGACATTTTTATGTCCCTCGCTTTCAAATGTGGCAACTTATGCCTTCGTAAGTGACACAGCCTATCGGATTATGAAACGCCTGATTCCAGGACCATACACGTTTTTGCTCCCAGCAACTAAATTAGTACCGCGATTGGTGCAAAGCCCCAAGCGGAAAAGTACTGGAATTAGAGTACCAAACCATACTGTGTGTTTGGAACTGCTGGCAGCATTGGGCAATCCGATTATTTCAACTTCAGCACATCTGCCACCAGATGAAGCAGATAATGGCATGATTCGGATAGATCCAGAAACTGTTCAGTCGCGGGTAGAGCTATTTGACCGTTTAGACAAGTTGGTAGACATAATTGTAGATACTGGCGAAGAACCTACTTATGAAGTATCTACTATTTTGGATATGACCGGAGACGAAGCAGCAATTATACGGAGGGGTTTAGGTTGGGAAGCAGCAGCAGCATGGGTATAAAAATTACACTTCACAGGCGCACCTCTCCGTTTCGGAAATTGTGATAAAAGCAACTCCAGTTTTTAAATTGTCATATTTTAAGCCGATGTCTACAACGGGCACAGATGCAATAACAAGATGGTGGCAACAGTTGGTACAAAAAGGGATTTGACAACTTTGAGAAAATGGCGGGTACTTGTGTCCCAGCGTCAATGTGGTGGCTTGTGAAAAAACCGACACATTGGCATAACTGTAACTCTCTCGTATTTCCTACAGTTTTATATATGAGCTTTAGATGTGAGCATTACATGCGGCAAGCCTTGATGGATGAATGCCTAAAGATTCGTAAGCCAAGGCCGGCCTTGATTGCTGTGTCTGCGTTGTAATTACGGTGCAATACTACTGGAAAAGTCATGAAATCTAACGTCGTTAATCTACCAAACTCTACACCCATTTTTGATAATCACCTTTCGACTGAAGAATTTTCAGACAGCAGCAGCGAAACCTTGATTGAATTGCTGTGTCAGGAAATGCAAGCGCAAGTGAAAGCAGCACCCAGGTGCGTAGAAGCTTTAGCAAACCGCATAGCCGTAGAAGTAGAACGCATTTGCGATAAAAGCTCCCGTATCCAAACATCTGGGGAAATCAAATCCTGGCAGATTACGTTGGGAAGGCATCGGATGTACAAGTGCTTACGTTACTACCAACTAGGTTCAAAACAAGGGCGGGTGGAATTACATAGCAATTTGGGTGCTATGGTTTACCGTCATGTAACTATATCTGGCTCTGAGTTGGGTTTTGAGGCTCGTTACAGCCTGATTGAAGATTTTTTACAAGCATTTTATATTGAAGCTATCAAAGCTTTCCGCAGAGAAAACGAACTACCTAACGATCACACACCGCGTACTCAGCTGCAATTAGCTGAATATATGGCGTTTACAGAGCAGTATGCCAAACGCCGGATCAATTTACCTGGTGGTGCAAATCAGCAATTGATTATCTTGCGGGCCCAAGGTTTTGCTCGTCGTCAGCCGCAAGAAACTACCGTGGATATTGAAATGGCGGTAGAGTCTGCTAAGGGTGAAGAAGCGGAATCTTACCAGCGTAACTCGGCGGTGCAACAGCTGCGATCGCAGATGATTGCCCAAACTAATTTTGATCCCTCAGAAGAATCAGAACGCGATCGCGTCATCACTGAATTGATGAAATACCTGGATTCTCAAGGTCAATCTGACTGTATGAACTACCTCAGCTTAAAACTTCAAGACCTCTCAGCCCCAGAAATTGACCAAATTCTCGGTTTAACCAGCCGTCAGCGCGATTATCTCCAACAACGGTTTAAATACCACGTAGAAAAATTTGCCAAACAGCACCACTGGCAATTAGTACATCAATGGTTAGGTGCGGGTTTAGAGCAAAAATTGGGTTTATCTTCCCAGCAGTGGGAAATTTTTGTGAATCAACTCACAGAACAGCAACAGCAAATATTAGAGTTAAAAACTGCACGGGAAAATGACGTTGCGATCGCTAAAGCCATCAAATGCACCCCCAAACAGTTGCAAAAGCGCTGGACTCAACTTTTAGAACTAGCATGGTCTATTCGCAACGGTCATACAGAGGCACAGACAGGTTGAAGTCAAAACGAAATAATTAAAATTCATCCAAGCTAAATTCCAGTTATTAGAAATGTTGTTATAGATATGGCGGTTTCAGGGTGTAATAATAAAGGTGAATAAAATCAGAGAAAACCATGAACCCAGTATTTCCCAAACTCTCTAGTCTTTCGAGAGCGGAAAAGTTCAACTGGTAGAAGATTTATGGAATCAGATTGCCGCTACACCAGCAACACTCACAGTTTTAGATTGGCAGAAACAAGAATTAGCCCGTTGCAAAGCCGAATATCTACAAAACCCGGCCGTTGGCAGTAGTTGGGAATATGTAAAAGCCAGAATTTCTCAATGGCATGGCTAGAAAATTAACTATCCTTAACAGCCGCATAATTAGACATTATTTAAGCTTTTGATTGGTATGAGGGGCGCTAATTTGGGTTAGGCGCTGAGTTCCTACGCTGTATTGATGCCTGCCTGAATTTAATTCAGCGTCACCCCAGCACTACCAGATTGTTTATGAAACCTATCGCCGCGCTAGAGTCAGGCGTTTTCCCTACCTCGTTTTTACGAGTTTAATGAACAGGAGATTATTCTCTACGCTGTTTTCCACTGTTCCCAAGACTCAGAAAAATGGCGTAGTCGCTTGCAATAGTTGGTTTTTGAGACAACGAAAAAGTATATTCTTTTAACTATTATCTCAATTAGTAACTGCTTGCCAATCCAAATTATTAATACATTTGTATTTATTTAGTACAAAAATACTAAACATTTCAGATTTTTTACCCATTAATCAAACCTTATTTAGCCAAAATAAAAAATTCATATTAAACAACTGACCATTTGATACTTCTTCTGTGAAATCCTATAATAAGCAGGACGTTTGGCAGAGGGATTTAGGATGGCTCTGACTCAAGGCGGACGGGCAAATAAGGCTGGGAATATTTTAGAAAGAAATGTAGAAGCAATTTTGACTGGGCATAATTATTTCCAAGTCGGGAACTATGTCCCAAAAAAATTTATACTAAATGCTGCTTTATTGCCGAAGCGTTATGGAAAAGAAATTTATATTGGAACTGGAATTTATCATACCGATCTGAAGGTTGATTTTTATGTTGTTGGCTCACCTGCAATGCCATCTGGTTTAATTTTCGAGTGCAAATGGCAAGAAAGCCCCGGTTCGGTTGATGAAAAGTTTCCTTACTTGAATATGAACATCCAGAACTATTACCCTGCACCAACTATCGTCATACTAGGCGGTGAAGGTATGCGAGAAGGCGCAAGCAAATGGCTAAAAGCAAGAGTTAATGATAACCATAATTTATTAGCAGTTTATAGTTTAGACAGGTTCATTGCTTGGGCTAATAAAAATCTTTAGAAGATGTAATTAGTAATTCGTAAATCATCCCTCTATTTTTGACGTTTGAGTTAATTGATCGGGCTGCTTTAATTTTGTATGTTTCAAAATTAATATCAGTATAAATTTTTTGAATAAATTCGCTGTCAGAATTACATACCATAACTTTGACACCACGACTTGCTAACTCTGCACAAGTATCTCTCAAAACTTCTTGGTCTCTTTTACTAAAACAATTCTGGCTATAAGCAGTAAAATAGCTAGTGTTGTTGATAGGATGGTAGGGCGGGTCAAAAAATACAAAGTCATCACTGCTAGTTGCATGATTTAAGACTTCTGTAAAATCTGCTTGTTTAATTTCTGCATGAGAAAGCGCTTCTGAGGCTACTTTTAATAAAGCCTCAGAACAAATATTGGGATTGTCATATCTGCCTAATGGCACATTGAATTTACCCTGTGAATTAACTCGATAAAGACCATTAAAACAAGTCTTATTAAGATAAATTATCCGAGCAGCTTTTTCTATGTCAGTACCACCAGAGTTGTTTCGGATACTATAGTAATAATTTTTATCATGCCGGATTTTATGCTCTTTCAATATAGAAATTAATTCCTCAAAATGATCTCTAACACAACAATAAGTGTTAATTAATTCGGCATTAATATCACTTAAAAATGCTGTACTTGGTTGGAGATAGAAAAAAACAGCACCACCACCCAAGAATGGCTCATAGTAATTTTTATAACTCTTGGGAAAATAAGGAATATATTGCTGTATCAACCTACTTTTACCCCCTGCCCACTTCAAAAATGGACGCGGGCTAGTTTCCTTGGGGATTTGAATTACCATTTACTTGCGATTTAACTGAAAATAATCGTGACTAAATAAAGCTAATATAACCGACGAAGTATATTTTATATTAACTGCTAATTTTCCAGCCGCATAGATTACAATTGAGTAGATAAAGCATATCAAAACAAACGTAAGTATATAACAAGGCAGTTGACATTCAGATGTTTGACGGATTTTGGGATAACGTCTTTCGCTACCCTCGGTACTTAATTACTATCGTCTTAGGACTGTTTATTAACACCTTTGCGCCGTTAGTGCCATTGTTGAAGCGCCCAGTCACCTTAATCGCTATCTTGGGTTTGTTTGTGAGCAGCCTAGTCTTCCTTACTCTCACCCTACGCGCAATGCTGGGCTTGAGTACAATCTAGACTAGCGCTATATCGGGGCTGTGCCCCACAGACGGTTGCTCTTGGCGTTGCTCGCCCTAAGTACTGTCTACTCAACTTGCATCTATTTTTGTTGTACAACCTCTGTGAGGAGGCGAAATTTTTATGGCTACAAATCGCCGGGTTTCCCGCGTTGCTGAATTGATCAAACGGGAAGTTAGCCAAATGCTGCTCAACGGCATCAAGGATGACCGTGTG
It includes:
- a CDS encoding PD-(D/E)XK nuclease superfamily protein, with amino-acid sequence MALTQGGRANKAGNILERNVEAILTGHNYFQVGNYVPKKFILNAALLPKRYGKEIYIGTGIYHTDLKVDFYVVGSPAMPSGLIFECKWQESPGSVDEKFPYLNMNIQNYYPAPTIVILGGEGMREGASKWLKARVNDNHNLLAVYSLDRFIAWANKNL
- a CDS encoding HetZ-related protein, translating into MKSNVVNLPNSTPIFDNHLSTEEFSDSSSETLIELLCQEMQAQVKAAPRCVEALANRIAVEVERICDKSSRIQTSGEIKSWQITLGRHRMYKCLRYYQLGSKQGRVELHSNLGAMVYRHVTISGSELGFEARYSLIEDFLQAFYIEAIKAFRRENELPNDHTPRTQLQLAEYMAFTEQYAKRRINLPGGANQQLIILRAQGFARRQPQETTVDIEMAVESAKGEEAESYQRNSAVQQLRSQMIAQTNFDPSEESERDRVITELMKYLDSQGQSDCMNYLSLKLQDLSAPEIDQILGLTSRQRDYLQQRFKYHVEKFAKQHHWQLVHQWLGAGLEQKLGLSSQQWEIFVNQLTEQQQQILELKTARENDVAIAKAIKCTPKQLQKRWTQLLELAWSIRNGHTEAQTG
- a CDS encoding DUF751 family protein, with protein sequence MFDGFWDNVFRYPRYLITIVLGLFINTFAPLVPLLKRPVTLIAILGLFVSSLVFLTLTLRAMLGLSTI
- a CDS encoding addiction module protein; amino-acid sequence: MVEDLWNQIAATPATLTVLDWQKQELARCKAEYLQNPAVGSSWEYVKARISQWHG
- a CDS encoding DNA adenine methylase, with amino-acid sequence MVIQIPKETSPRPFLKWAGGKSRLIQQYIPYFPKSYKNYYEPFLGGGAVFFYLQPSTAFLSDINAELINTYCCVRDHFEELISILKEHKIRHDKNYYYSIRNNSGGTDIEKAARIIYLNKTCFNGLYRVNSQGKFNVPLGRYDNPNICSEALLKVASEALSHAEIKQADFTEVLNHATSSDDFVFFDPPYHPINNTSYFTAYSQNCFSKRDQEVLRDTCAELASRGVKVMVCNSDSEFIQKIYTDINFETYKIKAARSINSNVKNRGMIYELLITSSKDFY
- the larC gene encoding nickel pincer cofactor biosynthesis protein LarC, which gives rise to MNKIAYLQCPTGISGDMCLGALVSLGVPVDYLIEKLNGLGIQQEYQLRAEFVQRNGQQATKVHVDLVDDRHHHHHDHEHSHDHTRHLPEIERMILKAGLPSRAEAWSLAVFRQLAVAEGAVHGISPEKVHFHEVGAVDAIVDIVGTCLGLDWLGIESNDEGLPLLYCSAFPTGGGTVRAAHGQMAVPVPAVLKLWEMRGCPVYSNGIDRELVTPTGAAIATTLARDFGSPPAIAIKQIGLGAGTINLPIPNILRLWVGESANLQSNFSDSEDSSSNLETISVLETQIDDLNPQAIGYVFEALFAAGAVDVFTQAIGMKKSRPGILLTVICHPENLLTCEAVIFRETTTLGIRRTTQQRAILQREIQQVEIEYGKVRVKLAWKGQSPEKVIANVQPEYEDCAELARKHNIPWREIQRLALQRWYLTND
- a CDS encoding L-threonylcarbamoyladenylate synthase, giving the protein MAKIFPVHPDNPQVRRIEEIKSALSSGAVMLYPTDTVYAIGCDLNAKSAVERVRQIKQLANDKPLTFLCPSLSNVATYAFVSDTAYRIMKRLIPGPYTFLLPATKLVPRLVQSPKRKSTGIRVPNHTVCLELLAALGNPIISTSAHLPPDEADNGMIRIDPETVQSRVELFDRLDKLVDIIVDTGEEPTYEVSTILDMTGDEAAIIRRGLGWEAAAAWV